In Panthera uncia isolate 11264 chromosome B4, Puncia_PCG_1.0, whole genome shotgun sequence, one genomic interval encodes:
- the LOC125918981 gene encoding AKT-interacting protein-like, whose product MNPFWSMSASSVRKRSDGEEKALTGDVVTSPPRAAPKKQLPCIPKNALPITKPTSPAPTAQSTNGTHASYGPFYLEYSLLAEFTLVVKQKLPGVYVQPSYHSALMWFGVIFIRHGLYQDGVFKFTVYIPDNYPDGDCPHLVFDIPVFHPLVDPTSGDLDVKRAFAKWRRNHNHIWQVLMYARRVFYKIDTASPLNPEAAVLYEKDVQLFKSKVVDSVKMCTARLFDQPKIEDPYAISFSPWNPSVHDEAREKMLTQKKKPEEQHNKSVHVAGLSWVKPGSVQPFSKEEKTVAT is encoded by the coding sequence ATGAACCCTTTCTGGAGCATGTCTGCAAGCTCTGTCCGCAAACGATCGGATGGTGAAGAGAAGGCATTAACAGGGGACGTGGTAACCAGCCCTCCACGCGCCGCTCCAAAGAAACAGCTACCTTGTATTCCCAAAAACGCTTTGCCCATTACTAAGCCTACATCCCCCGCGCCAACAGCACAGTCCACAAATGGCACACATGCTTCTTATGGACCCTTCTACCTGGAATACTCCCTTCTTGCAGAATTTACCTTGGTTGTGAAGCAGAAGCTCCCGGGGGTCTACGTGCAGCCATCTTACCACTCTGCATTAATGTGGTTTGGAGTAATATTCATACGGCATGGACTTTATCAGGATGGTGTATTTAAGTTTACAGTTTACATCCCTGATAACTACCCAGATGGTGACTGTCCACACTTGGTGTTTGATATTCCCGTCTTTCACCCACTCGTCGATCCCACCTCAGGTGACTTGGATGTGAAGAGAGCATTTGCCAAATGGAGGCGGAACCATAATCATATTTGGCAAGTTTTAATGTACGCACGAAGAGTTTTCTACAAGATTGATACAGCAAGCCCCCTAAACCCAGAGGCTGCAGTCCTGTATGAAAAAGATGTTCAGCTTTTCAAAAGTAAAGTGGTTGACAGTGTTAAGATGTGCACTGCTCGTCTGTTCGACCAACCTAAAATAGAAGACCCCTATGCAATCAGCTTTTCTCCGTGGAATCCTTCTGTACATGATGAGGCCAGAGAGAAGATGCTGACTCAGAAAAAGAAGCCGGAAGAACAGCACAATAAGAGCGTTCACGTTGCTGGCCTGTCATGGGTAAAGCCTGGTTCGGTGCAGCCTTTCAGTAAAGAAGAGAAAACGGTAGCAACTTAA